Genomic window (Streptococcus porcinus):
AATAAGAAAAACTTGGATCAGCTTTGATTTTTTTAGCATACCAATAAAGATAGGAAACAACAAAGATGGCACCTGCAATACAACCAAACATCCGCCATTCTAAACCTTCTGTAAAGCTAATACCAGCTGCATTTGAAGCAATGACTGATGAAAACGGATTAATTGTTGAGAAAGAAGTTCCCACCGAGCTGGCCAAGAAAATTGCTCCAACACAGATGATGGAATCATAACCCATAGCCAAAAAAACAGGGACCAAAATCGGATAAAATGCAACAGCTTCTTCTTCAATACCACATAGCGTACCACCTAACACCATTAATAATGACACTAAGAAAATCAGTGTGAACTCTCGACCTTTAGTTTTTCTCGTCAAAGCAATTAATCCAGATTCAAAGGCTCCGCTTCGACGAACCACCCCTATCATACCTCCAAGAACCATTATAAAAACCATTATATCTACAGCTTCAATAGTTCCCTTGACCATGCTTGTTGTAATGTCACTTGGTCTAGCAGGATTTTGTTTTAACCTTTTGTAGGTGTTTGGTACAGAAATGGGTTTGCTAATGGCTCCTGAAGTAAACTCTTTAATTTTTATATTGACACCAATTTTATCCAACTCTTTTTGCGTTGCTGCGACATTTTTGACCTTTCCTGAAGGTTCGGTGATCATTAATTTAGACGTTTCAGAATTATAGAGTAATTTTGCATAAGAGCCTGACGGTATAATATAAGTTGCCATTACTGCAATTATCGTCAAGATAAATAGTATCGTGAAGGCACCT
Coding sequences:
- a CDS encoding YfcC family protein, whose translation is MIIGKTKNEGIVAKKAFRMPGAFTILFILTIIAVMATYIIPSGSYAKLLYNSETSKLMITEPSGKVKNVAATQKELDKIGVNIKIKEFTSGAISKPISVPNTYKRLKQNPARPSDITTSMVKGTIEAVDIMVFIMVLGGMIGVVRRSGAFESGLIALTRKTKGREFTLIFLVSLLMVLGGTLCGIEEEAVAFYPILVPVFLAMGYDSIICVGAIFLASSVGTSFSTINPFSSVIASNAAGISFTEGLEWRMFGCIAGAIFVVSYLYWYAKKIKADPSFSYSYEDREEFNKKWGLVAGISEAKFTIRQKIILVLFTISFPLMVWGIMSQGWWFPTMASSFLAITIVIMFLAATGPNGIGEKEVVDEFVNGAASLIGVSLIIGLARGINIILNQGFISDTMLFGASKVASHVSGPVFIIVMMIIYFFLGFVVPSSSGLAVLSMPILAPLADTVGIPRYLVVMAYQFGQYAMLFLAPTGLVMATLQMLDMKYSHWLKFVWPVVAFLLIFGGGMLVFLVLLAG